The proteins below come from a single Tissierella sp. MB52-C2 genomic window:
- the modA gene encoding molybdate ABC transporter substrate-binding protein produces the protein MSFKKVVVLLLVSVLVMSSLVGCSQKPKEKVELLVSAAASLTDVLEELSEVYKTVEPETTLIFTFGSSGALQAQIEEGAPVDIFMSAAEKQMTALEEKDLIVNDTRKTLLVNKVVLITPSNSTIDTKSFQDLTADSVKKIAIGDPGNVPVGQYSEEIFTNMNILDDVNPKLVLGNDVRTVLTWVESGEVDCGIVYATDAFTSDKIKIITEAPEDSHKEVTYPVAVVKSSENVDSGKKFLDFLSTDEAIKLFEKYGFSMK, from the coding sequence ATGAGTTTTAAAAAAGTAGTAGTTTTATTATTAGTAAGTGTATTAGTTATGTCATCTTTAGTTGGATGTAGTCAAAAACCAAAGGAAAAGGTAGAGCTATTAGTTTCCGCCGCTGCAAGTTTAACAGATGTTTTAGAAGAATTAAGTGAAGTGTATAAAACTGTGGAACCTGAAACAACTCTTATTTTTACCTTTGGTAGTTCTGGAGCATTACAGGCTCAAATAGAAGAAGGAGCTCCCGTTGATATATTCATGTCAGCAGCAGAAAAACAAATGACAGCCTTAGAAGAAAAAGATCTGATTGTAAATGATACGAGAAAAACATTATTAGTGAATAAAGTTGTACTTATTACACCTTCTAATAGCACTATAGATACAAAATCCTTTCAAGATTTAACAGCAGATAGTGTTAAGAAAATTGCCATAGGTGATCCTGGAAATGTTCCTGTGGGACAATATAGTGAAGAAATATTTACGAATATGAATATACTAGATGATGTAAATCCAAAGTTAGTATTAGGTAATGATGTTAGAACTGTACTTACTTGGGTTGAAAGTGGAGAAGTTGACTGTGGTATTGTTTATGCAACCGATGCATTTACATCGGACAAGATAAAAATAATTACAGAGGCACCAGAAGATAGCCATAAAGAAGTTACCTACCCTGTGGCAGTAGTTAAATCTAGTGAAAATGTAGATAGTGGAAAGAAATTCTTAGATTTTTTATCAACTGATGAAGCTATAAAACTATTTGAAAAATATGGTTTTTCTATGAAATAG
- a CDS encoding tRNA threonylcarbamoyladenosine dehydratase yields MNEFSRTELLLGAEGVDKLRNSFVAVFGVGGVGSFTVEALVRSGVGNIAIIDDDKVCLTNINRQLIATRKTVGKNKVEVMRDRILEINPKVNVEIHQTFYTKDNADEFDLSKYTYVVDAIDTVSSKLTLIERAKSCNTPIISSMGAGNKLDPTKFQVTDIYKTSICPLARAMRSELRKRGIESLKVVYSQEPALKPIENEEDNCSNKCICPSGTQRKCTVRRQIPGSVAFVPSVAGLIIAGEVIKDIIEF; encoded by the coding sequence ATGAACGAATTTTCAAGGACAGAACTTCTGCTTGGAGCTGAAGGTGTAGATAAATTAAGGAATTCATTTGTTGCAGTATTTGGAGTAGGTGGAGTAGGTTCCTTTACTGTAGAAGCTCTAGTAAGAAGTGGAGTAGGTAATATTGCCATAATAGACGATGATAAGGTATGCTTAACAAATATAAATAGACAATTAATAGCTACAAGAAAGACTGTAGGAAAAAATAAAGTTGAAGTCATGAGAGATAGAATACTAGAAATAAATCCAAAGGTTAATGTAGAAATACATCAGACATTTTATACAAAAGATAATGCAGATGAATTCGATTTATCTAAATATACTTATGTGGTAGATGCAATTGACACTGTATCGTCTAAGTTGACATTAATAGAAAGGGCAAAGTCATGTAATACTCCTATTATTAGTTCCATGGGTGCAGGAAATAAGCTTGATCCAACTAAATTTCAAGTGACAGATATATATAAAACAAGTATATGTCCCTTAGCCCGTGCCATGCGTTCTGAATTAAGAAAAAGAGGAATAGAGTCTCTAAAAGTAGTATATTCACAGGAGCCAGCATTAAAGCCAATAGAAAATGAGGAAGATAATTGTAGTAATAAATGTATTTGCCCATCAGGTACACAAAGAAAATGTACAGTGAGACGACAAATTCCGGGAAGCGTAGCTTTTGTACCATCAGTGGCAGGGCTTATTATTGCAGGAGAAGTTATAAAGGATATAATTGAATTTTAA
- the moaA gene encoding GTP 3',8-cyclase MoaA: MKDSFGREINYLRISLTDRCNLRCKYCMPEDGVSKFPHNEILTLEELYEIIKVFVELGINKIRFTGGEPLARKGIVELIAKVSKLDKVKDLAMTTNGILLKEYAMDLKKAGLNRVNISLDTLDEEKYRTITRGGRLNKVLEGIEEAKKVGLTPIKINTVLIGGFNDDEIEALVNLTEKDNIDVRFIELMPIGEAANWAKEKFISNNKVLEKLDSLIAVPREDVSSPAVYYKLPNGRGKVGIINPISCKFCENCNRVRLTSQGRLKLCLHSNNEIDIKEALNKGQDLKKLILESIEKKEESHHLEEGKYIKRNMNQIGG, encoded by the coding sequence ATGAAAGACTCTTTTGGAAGAGAAATAAATTATCTTAGAATTTCATTAACTGATAGATGTAATCTAAGGTGTAAATATTGTATGCCTGAAGATGGTGTTTCGAAATTTCCCCACAATGAAATATTAACTCTAGAAGAATTGTATGAAATAATAAAGGTATTTGTAGAACTGGGTATAAATAAAATAAGGTTTACAGGGGGAGAACCCCTTGCGAGAAAGGGAATAGTAGAGCTAATAGCGAAAGTATCAAAATTGGATAAGGTTAAAGATTTGGCTATGACTACTAATGGTATTCTTCTAAAAGAATACGCCATGGATTTAAAGAAGGCAGGATTAAATAGAGTTAATATTAGCTTGGACACATTAGATGAAGAAAAGTATAGAACCATAACTAGAGGTGGCAGACTTAATAAAGTTTTAGAAGGAATAGAAGAAGCTAAAAAGGTAGGTTTAACTCCCATAAAGATAAATACTGTTTTAATAGGTGGATTTAACGATGATGAAATAGAAGCCTTAGTAAATTTAACAGAGAAAGATAATATAGATGTAAGGTTTATCGAATTAATGCCCATAGGAGAAGCTGCAAACTGGGCCAAAGAAAAGTTTATTTCTAATAATAAGGTTTTAGAAAAGCTAGATAGCCTTATAGCAGTTCCAAGGGAAGATGTATCATCTCCAGCCGTTTATTATAAGCTTCCAAATGGGAGGGGAAAGGTTGGGATAATCAATCCAATATCCTGTAAGTTTTGTGAAAACTGTAATAGGGTTAGATTAACTTCACAGGGACGACTAAAGTTATGTCTTCATTCAAACAATGAAATAGATATAAAAGAGGCTTTAAATAAAGGACAAGACCTAAAAAAACTAATATTAGAATCCATAGAAAAAAAAGAAGAATCTCATCATTTAGAAGAAGGAAAATATATAAAAAGAAATATGAACCAAATAGGAGGTTAA
- a CDS encoding ATP-binding cassette domain-containing protein, which produces MGREVINILYAKIKKKLGNFTLDVEFEAKGETLALLGASGCGKSMTLKCIAGIEKPDEGEIVLNNRVLFHSKKKINLLPQNRKVGLLFQSYALFPNMTLEENIAIGVPKNEISKKEIIKEKIKSFSLEGLERNYPHQLSGGQQQRVALARMLVNRPELLMLDEPFSALDEHLKWQMESELISILKEHKGSTLYVSHNKDEVYKICDKIAVLNNGRIEEVNEKTNFFNRPQTFNSAILAGYKNISRAKKVDINKIHAIDWDIQLECNELVKNNIKYVAIHEQNIRSSLNSKSINTFNFKIIDRVESLLFYTLVLSRENTEGPSSYIYMNIPKEELYNYDFNSIDSLSIGLNKEDILLLY; this is translated from the coding sequence CTGGGAAGGGAGGTAATTAATATTCTTTATGCTAAAATAAAAAAGAAATTAGGAAATTTTACATTAGATGTAGAATTTGAAGCAAAGGGAGAAACTTTAGCTCTTTTAGGAGCATCTGGCTGTGGAAAAAGTATGACATTAAAATGTATTGCTGGAATTGAGAAACCTGATGAAGGAGAAATAGTGTTAAATAACAGAGTCCTTTTTCATAGCAAAAAGAAAATTAATCTATTACCTCAAAATAGAAAAGTTGGATTGTTATTTCAAAGCTATGCACTCTTTCCCAATATGACCTTGGAAGAAAACATAGCCATAGGAGTACCTAAAAATGAGATTAGTAAAAAAGAAATTATAAAAGAAAAGATAAAAAGTTTTTCCTTAGAAGGTTTGGAGAGGAACTATCCCCATCAATTATCTGGGGGACAACAGCAAAGAGTAGCCTTAGCAAGAATGCTAGTCAATAGACCTGAGCTTTTGATGTTAGATGAACCATTTTCAGCTTTAGATGAACATTTAAAATGGCAGATGGAAAGTGAACTTATTTCTATCTTGAAGGAACATAAGGGCAGCACTTTATATGTATCTCATAATAAAGATGAAGTCTATAAAATATGTGACAAAATTGCTGTATTAAATAATGGAAGAATAGAAGAAGTAAATGAAAAAACGAATTTCTTCAATAGACCACAAACCTTCAATTCTGCTATTCTAGCAGGATATAAAAATATCTCAAGAGCAAAAAAAGTTGATATAAATAAAATTCATGCTATTGATTGGGATATTCAGCTAGAATGTAATGAGCTAGTAAAAAATAATATTAAATATGTTGCAATACATGAACAGAATATTAGATCTTCTTTAAACTCTAAATCTATAAATACTTTTAATTTTAAAATCATAGATAGAGTAGAAAGCTTATTATTCTATACTTTAGTTTTATCTAGGGAGAATACGGAAGGTCCTAGTTCATATATTTATATGAATATTCCTAAAGAAGAACTATATAATTATGATTTTAACTCTATAGACTCTCTTTCCATAGGGCTTAATAAAGAAGATATATTGCTGCTATATTGA
- a CDS encoding molybdenum-binding protein, translating to MSNNSKHILKYHIKTRVFYDNPNFGPGVSRIMELVKETGRLSEAYKIMGLSSSKGWKIIKKAEEDLGFPLFVSVVGGKGGGKSELSPEGADLLDRYQAFVYELNTEAEKLFNKHFEE from the coding sequence ATGTCTAATAATTCTAAACATATATTAAAGTATCATATAAAAACAAGAGTATTTTATGATAATCCTAACTTCGGTCCAGGAGTTTCAAGGATTATGGAATTAGTCAAGGAAACAGGCAGATTATCTGAAGCCTATAAAATTATGGGATTATCTTCAAGTAAGGGATGGAAAATTATTAAAAAAGCTGAAGAAGATTTGGGATTTCCTTTATTCGTTAGTGTTGTTGGTGGCAAAGGTGGTGGGAAGTCTGAGCTTTCTCCTGAAGGTGCAGATTTATTGGATAGATACCAGGCCTTTGTTTATGAACTAAATACGGAAGCGGAAAAGCTTTTTAATAAACATTTTGAAGAATAA
- a CDS encoding MOSC domain-containing protein — MEVISLYKKEEKNSKAIQIDQGFFMENKGLFGDINGKGGDRQVSILTVNHRDAIEKEDKGLCTERFYENITIEGLDVDKLHIGQKIIIGETIQVITAIGKKCFKECNLVKLNKQCLLSTNVIFTKVVRSGNIKIGDKINRLP, encoded by the coding sequence ATGGAAGTTATATCTCTTTATAAGAAAGAAGAAAAAAATAGCAAAGCAATACAAATAGACCAAGGATTTTTTATGGAAAATAAGGGGCTATTTGGAGATATAAATGGAAAAGGTGGAGACAGGCAAGTGTCGATTTTGACTGTAAACCATAGAGATGCTATAGAAAAGGAAGATAAAGGTCTTTGTACAGAAAGGTTTTATGAAAATATTACTATTGAGGGTCTAGATGTAGACAAACTTCATATTGGACAAAAAATAATTATTGGTGAGACTATTCAAGTGATTACAGCCATAGGGAAAAAATGTTTTAAGGAATGTAATTTAGTAAAATTAAATAAACAATGTTTATTATCCACGAATGTAATATTTACTAAGGTAGTAAGGTCTGGAAATATAAAGATTGGTGATAAGATAAATAGGCTCCCTTAG
- a CDS encoding Na/Pi symporter, giving the protein MIELIFGLIGGTALLMYGVDMMSDGIQKSAGKTMKKVLGTLTGNVWSAFLVGTILTSIVQSSTAITVLTVGFVNSGVLNLSQAVGIIYGANIGTTVSAQLMAFSFKFKLTDMALPILGIGFAINQYVKNKNIKNLGQSLMGFGMLFLGLKILNDGIPYMENNEFLKYFFTDYAANPIIGILLGILTTAMVHSSTGTIGLGMILGQAGLLDLQTAIYIMLGDNIGTCITAQVSSLTGNINARRTAWAHTLYNIVGVIVALIMLPLFMKIIVGVTEYFQPNADISAYIANSHSLFNILNAIIFLPFTKYYVEFLNRIIRPKGKIYKSKTS; this is encoded by the coding sequence ATGATAGAGTTAATATTTGGCCTGATTGGAGGAACGGCTCTTCTGATGTATGGCGTTGATATGATGAGCGACGGAATTCAAAAAAGTGCAGGAAAAACCATGAAAAAAGTCCTTGGGACTTTAACTGGAAATGTATGGAGTGCTTTTTTAGTAGGAACTATATTGACTAGCATAGTGCAAAGTAGTACAGCTATTACAGTTTTAACAGTTGGATTTGTAAACTCCGGAGTACTAAATCTTTCTCAGGCAGTGGGAATCATCTATGGTGCAAATATAGGGACCACAGTATCTGCACAACTTATGGCTTTTAGCTTCAAGTTTAAACTGACAGATATGGCTTTACCTATATTAGGAATAGGATTTGCTATAAATCAATATGTGAAAAACAAAAATATAAAAAATCTAGGTCAATCTTTAATGGGTTTTGGAATGTTATTTTTAGGACTTAAGATTCTAAATGATGGGATTCCATATATGGAGAATAATGAATTTCTGAAATATTTCTTTACTGATTATGCAGCCAATCCAATAATAGGTATTCTTTTAGGAATTTTAACTACTGCCATGGTTCATAGTAGTACAGGTACAATCGGTTTAGGGATGATTCTTGGTCAAGCAGGGCTCTTAGACCTACAGACTGCTATATATATAATGCTAGGAGACAATATAGGGACTTGCATTACGGCACAAGTATCAAGCTTAACAGGAAATATAAACGCGCGAAGAACTGCTTGGGCACACACTTTATATAATATAGTTGGTGTAATAGTTGCTTTAATTATGTTACCTTTATTTATGAAGATTATAGTAGGAGTAACAGAGTATTTTCAGCCTAATGCAGATATATCTGCTTATATAGCCAATTCTCACTCTTTATTTAATATATTAAATGCCATAATATTTTTGCCTTTTACAAAATATTATGTTGAATTTTTAAATAGAATCATAAGGCCTAAGGGTAAGATATATAAAAGCAAAACCTCGTAA
- a CDS encoding MOSC domain-containing protein yields MSNELKGKVLSINISDKKGVVKTPIKEGLFVENFGLENDAHGGDWHRQVSLLGIESFEKMTKQGIDGLVPGIFAENITTEGITLYELPVGTKLAIGETIQEVTQIGKECHTGCEIAQKVGKCVMPKEGIFTKIIKGGIIKEGDNIEVI; encoded by the coding sequence ATGTCAAATGAACTAAAAGGAAAAGTATTATCTATAAATATTTCAGATAAAAAGGGAGTAGTTAAAACTCCAATTAAGGAAGGATTATTTGTTGAGAATTTTGGATTAGAAAATGATGCTCATGGTGGAGATTGGCATAGGCAAGTAAGCTTATTAGGTATAGAAAGCTTTGAAAAAATGACAAAACAAGGTATAGATGGATTAGTACCTGGAATATTTGCAGAAAATATAACTACTGAAGGTATAACTCTTTATGAATTACCAGTAGGGACGAAGTTAGCCATAGGAGAGACAATCCAAGAGGTCACACAAATAGGTAAAGAATGTCATACAGGATGTGAAATTGCACAAAAAGTAGGAAAATGTGTAATGCCAAAGGAAGGAATATTTACTAAGATAATAAAAGGTGGAATTATAAAAGAAGGAGATAATATAGAGGTGATATAA
- the glp gene encoding gephyrin-like molybdotransferase Glp yields the protein MDFFKVVSVDEGKRLLIENFKDYELQIEEVHILESLDRILAEEINSNIDVPEFNRSTVDGYAIKVSDSHGATDSIPSILNILGEVRMGEEAKLPIKPGHTLYVPTGGMIPEGADGVIMIENTEKMDDNTLLIYKPISQGENIIYKGDDIRIGEAILTKGRKISPEVMGVLASLGISTVKVYKKPRFYIISTGDEIIDIDEELRLGKVRDINAYTLYGLVENIGGETVGKAIIKDDYDLLRNEVEKALDISDIVLISGGSSVGTRDYTHKVIDSFNGRGVFVHGVSIRPGKPTIMGEGKGKLIFGLPGHPVSSIVIFKTFLETFIKDKLGVDNLKPRINAIMDFNFPSSPGKVTYQMVKVNEKEGKFYAIPTFGKSGMISLLSNSQGYIVIDAHEEGIYKGEEREVYLL from the coding sequence ATGGACTTTTTTAAAGTAGTGTCCGTAGATGAAGGAAAAAGATTACTTATAGAAAATTTTAAGGATTATGAATTACAAATAGAAGAAGTTCACATACTTGAATCTTTAGATAGAATATTAGCAGAAGAAATAAATTCCAATATAGATGTACCAGAATTTAATCGATCCACTGTAGATGGATATGCTATAAAAGTATCTGATAGTCATGGAGCTACAGATTCTATCCCTAGTATACTAAACATATTGGGAGAAGTGAGAATGGGTGAAGAGGCAAAACTGCCTATTAAACCAGGACATACGTTATATGTTCCTACTGGAGGTATGATTCCAGAAGGGGCAGATGGAGTAATAATGATTGAGAATACAGAAAAGATGGATGATAACACCTTATTAATATATAAACCTATATCTCAAGGAGAGAATATAATCTATAAAGGTGATGATATTAGAATCGGTGAGGCCATATTAACAAAGGGAAGAAAAATTTCGCCAGAAGTTATGGGAGTATTGGCATCCTTGGGTATTTCCACAGTAAAAGTATATAAGAAACCTAGATTTTATATAATATCAACAGGTGATGAAATAATAGATATAGACGAAGAACTTAGATTAGGAAAGGTAAGAGATATAAATGCTTATACACTTTATGGATTGGTAGAAAACATTGGTGGAGAAACTGTGGGAAAAGCCATAATAAAGGATGATTATGATTTATTAAGAAATGAAGTAGAAAAGGCCCTTGATATTTCAGATATTGTATTGATTTCAGGAGGAAGTTCTGTAGGTACTAGAGATTATACTCATAAGGTAATAGATTCATTCAATGGAAGAGGTGTATTTGTTCATGGTGTATCCATAAGACCTGGGAAACCTACTATAATGGGTGAAGGAAAGGGTAAATTAATATTTGGACTTCCAGGGCACCCAGTTTCTTCAATCGTTATATTTAAAACCTTTTTAGAAACATTTATAAAGGACAAATTAGGAGTAGATAATCTTAAACCAAGGATAAATGCTATTATGGATTTTAATTTTCCATCATCACCAGGAAAAGTAACATATCAGATGGTAAAGGTAAATGAAAAAGAGGGGAAATTTTACGCTATACCTACCTTTGGTAAATCAGGAATGATAAGCTTATTATCAAATTCTCAAGGTTATATAGTAATAGATGCCCATGAGGAAGGGATTTATAAAGGTGAGGAAAGGGAAGTCTACTTATTATAA
- the modB gene encoding molybdate ABC transporter permease subunit: MSYFPLLLSLKAAIISTIITFILGIYIAYLTTKLKRFKGLIDGVLTLPLVLPPTVVGFFLLVFLGKNSLIGKLLELYNVSIVFSGSATIIASTVVSFPLMYRTARGAFEQLDKNMIYVARTLGLTEHEIFLKVMLPNSFSSIIAGTVLAFARALGEFGATIMLAGNIPGKTQTMAVAVYSAVQAGNRTLAYKWVIIMVTISFISILIMNKFETMKINKAGKGGN, from the coding sequence ATGAGTTATTTTCCTCTCCTACTATCACTAAAAGCAGCAATTATATCTACTATTATTACTTTTATTTTAGGTATTTATATTGCCTATTTGACTACAAAATTAAAAAGATTTAAAGGTCTAATTGATGGGGTATTAACACTGCCATTAGTATTACCTCCTACTGTAGTTGGTTTTTTTCTTTTAGTTTTTCTAGGCAAAAATAGCTTGATTGGTAAACTATTAGAACTTTACAATGTTTCTATTGTATTTTCTGGCTCTGCAACTATCATAGCATCTACAGTGGTGTCTTTTCCATTAATGTATAGAACTGCAAGGGGTGCCTTTGAGCAGCTAGATAAAAACATGATTTATGTGGCTAGAACTTTAGGTTTAACTGAACATGAAATATTTCTAAAAGTTATGTTACCTAATAGCTTTTCTAGTATTATTGCTGGAACAGTTTTAGCTTTTGCAAGAGCTTTAGGAGAATTTGGTGCTACCATTATGTTGGCAGGAAATATTCCAGGCAAAACTCAAACCATGGCAGTGGCAGTATACAGTGCTGTTCAAGCTGGAAATAGAACTTTAGCCTACAAATGGGTTATTATAATGGTTACAATATCTTTCATTTCTATATTGATTATGAATAAGTTTGAAACTATGAAAATCAACAAGGCTGGGAAGGGAGGTAATTAA
- a CDS encoding CBS domain-containing protein has protein sequence MNIAFFLTPKNEIVYETINATMRQALEKMEHHRYTAIPLIDKKGKYVGAITEGDLLWKIKNTDDLTIDGTSKIPIEDVQRHTQSQTVSISANMEDLVLLARNQNFVPVVDDQGIFIGIIKRSDIINYCADLLLKQKEESLD, from the coding sequence ATGAATATAGCATTTTTCCTAACGCCGAAAAATGAAATAGTTTATGAGACAATAAATGCTACAATGCGTCAAGCCTTAGAAAAAATGGAACATCATAGGTATACAGCTATACCCCTTATTGATAAAAAAGGAAAATATGTTGGTGCTATTACTGAAGGCGATTTACTTTGGAAAATTAAAAACACAGATGATCTTACAATAGATGGCACAAGTAAAATACCAATAGAGGACGTTCAAAGACATACACAAAGTCAGACAGTTTCCATAAGTGCCAATATGGAAGACTTAGTCTTACTTGCAAGAAATCAAAACTTTGTTCCAGTTGTAGATGATCAGGGAATATTTATAGGAATAATAAAGAGAAGCGATATAATCAACTATTGTGCCGACTTGCTATTGAAACAGAAGGAAGAAAGCCTAGATTAA
- a CDS encoding molybdopterin biosynthesis protein → MDRNTYIDNIDIELAKKMYYEKLNIDLDWEEVKVTDSLDRVSYEAIMAKVSSPNYNAAAMDGIAVRSSDTLGATEINPMVLEENKDFIYINTGNPMSDLYDSVIMIEDVIVLEEGKIQILKSAHPWQHIRQIGEDIVATEMIIPSRHKIRPIDIGALISGGIEKLKVYKKPRVGILPTGSEIIEELKDLEDGKIMDSNSRVFEGEIIKYGGIPNRYNPHKDNYELLKNAILKGVKENDILLINAGSSAGTKDYTVKLIRELGEVIVHGVAMKPGKPTILGIIDNKPVIGIPGYPVSAYLVFDTFVKPLIKRYMGIREVEEDLIEATISKRIVSSLKSKDLVRVNLGYVNDRLVATPLSSGAGVTMSLVKADGIAIIPRNIEGVEAGDTVDVELLKPLSMIRNTIVSIGSHDLIMDILSDMVKLTSGHVGSMGGIMSMRRGECHIAPIHLLDEETGEYNISYVKKYFPNTKMAIIKGVKRQQGFIVEKGNPKNIKNFNDLTREDVTYINRQRGAGTRILLDYHLKVDNIDSEKIKGYSREMTTHMAVATGVKTGTATTGLGIYSAAKALDLDFVDITFEDYDFLVPYNMLEQPMMQEFIEVIKSKKFQDRVRILGGYDFINTGEIIEI, encoded by the coding sequence ATGGATAGAAATACTTATATAGATAATATTGATATTGAATTGGCTAAGAAAATGTATTATGAGAAATTAAATATAGATTTAGATTGGGAAGAGGTGAAGGTAACAGATTCTTTAGATAGAGTCTCCTATGAAGCAATCATGGCAAAGGTATCTTCTCCCAACTATAATGCAGCTGCCATGGATGGAATTGCAGTAAGATCCTCTGATACACTAGGAGCTACAGAGATTAATCCTATGGTTCTAGAAGAAAACAAGGATTTTATATATATAAACACTGGAAATCCTATGAGTGATCTCTATGATTCAGTAATTATGATAGAAGATGTCATAGTTCTAGAAGAAGGTAAAATTCAAATATTAAAATCTGCTCATCCTTGGCAACATATAAGACAAATTGGTGAAGATATAGTGGCTACAGAAATGATAATACCATCAAGACACAAAATAAGACCTATAGACATAGGTGCTTTAATATCCGGTGGAATAGAAAAACTTAAAGTTTATAAAAAACCTAGAGTCGGAATACTTCCCACAGGAAGCGAAATAATTGAAGAACTTAAAGATTTAGAAGATGGCAAAATAATGGATTCTAACTCTAGAGTTTTCGAAGGAGAAATAATTAAATATGGAGGAATACCAAATAGATATAATCCCCATAAAGATAATTATGAGCTATTAAAAAATGCAATATTAAAGGGAGTTAAAGAAAATGATATTCTCCTAATAAATGCAGGTTCTTCTGCAGGAACTAAAGACTATACAGTAAAACTTATAAGGGAATTGGGAGAAGTTATAGTCCATGGGGTGGCCATGAAACCAGGTAAACCAACTATTCTAGGCATTATAGATAATAAGCCTGTTATAGGAATACCTGGATACCCTGTCTCTGCATATTTAGTATTTGATACTTTTGTGAAACCATTAATTAAGAGATATATGGGTATTAGAGAAGTAGAAGAGGATTTAATAGAAGCTACTATTTCCAAGAGGATAGTATCATCCCTGAAAAGCAAAGATTTAGTAAGGGTAAATCTAGGTTATGTAAATGATAGGTTAGTGGCTACACCTCTATCTAGTGGGGCAGGGGTTACTATGAGCTTAGTAAAGGCGGATGGAATAGCTATTATTCCAAGAAATATAGAAGGGGTAGAAGCAGGAGATACAGTAGATGTAGAATTACTAAAACCACTATCAATGATAAGAAATACTATAGTATCTATAGGAAGTCACGATTTAATTATGGATATATTAAGTGATATGGTAAAATTAACTTCAGGACACGTAGGTAGTATGGGTGGTATAATGTCTATGAGAAGAGGGGAATGTCATATTGCACCAATCCACTTATTAGATGAAGAAACTGGAGAATATAATATATCCTATGTGAAGAAGTATTTTCCAAATACAAAAATGGCAATTATAAAGGGAGTAAAAAGGCAACAAGGCTTCATTGTAGAAAAGGGAAATCCAAAGAATATAAAGAATTTCAATGACTTAACTAGAGAAGATGTGACCTATATAAATAGGCAAAGAGGAGCAGGAACTAGGATTTTACTTGACTATCATTTGAAAGTTGATAATATAGACTCCGAAAAAATAAAAGGATATAGTAGAGAAATGACTACACATATGGCTGTAGCTACAGGTGTAAAAACTGGTACTGCAACTACAGGTCTAGGAATATATTCAGCGGCTAAGGCACTTGATTTAGATTTTGTAGATATTACATTTGAGGACTATGATTTCTTAGTCCCCTATAATATGTTAGAACAACCAATGATGCAGGAGTTTATTGAGGTCATAAAGTCAAAGAAATTCCAAGATAGAGTAAGGATATTGGGAGGATATGATTTTATAAATACAGGGGAAATTATAGAAATCTAA